TAATGAAGTATTAGAACACGTTGGTTTAGCAGACACTTTAAATAAAATGCCCTCTCAACTTTCGGGAGGTATGAGAAAACGTATAAGTTTAGCTCGTACTATTGTTGTTGATCCTTTGATAATGCTTTATGATGAACCAACAACAGGCCTTGATCCCATTACCTCTGATGAAATAAGTGAGCTTATTTTAAATGTTCAGAAAAAATATAAAACATCATCCATTATTATTACTCACGATATTAAATGTGCTCATAACACAGCAAATAGAATAATAATGTTAAAAGATGGTGAAGTCTATCTGGAGGGAAATTTAGACTTTTTCGAAAATTCATCGGATTCATTAGTAAAATCATTTTTTAATTAAAGAAGTAATTAACAATATAAATTATGGATACGCATACACAAAAATTTAAAATACGATTAGGACTATTTGTTGCAATAGGATTTGCAATATTTATGATGGCAATATTTATTATTGGAAAACAAAAGAATTTGTTTAATCCGGTATTTAATCTTAATGCAACATTTTATAATGTTAGTGGATTACAAGTCGGAAATAACGTTCGTTTTTCGGGTGTTAATGTTGGCACAGTTGATAATATCATTATTATTAATGATTCAACCGTTAAGGTTGATATGCTTATAAAAAAAGAAGTAAAACAGTTTATTAAATCTGACTGTGAAGTTGTAATTGGATCAGAGGGCATTATTGGCGACAAGCTTTTAATAATTACACAGGGAAGTTTTAATGCCCCTTTAGCTATAACAGGCCAACAACTAGAATCTATCGAGCCAGTCGAGACTGATGCTATTTTAACAAGTTTGCTTGTGACTGCATCAAATGCTGAAATTATTTCGCAACAATTATCAGAAATTATGTCCAA
The window above is part of the Bacteroidia bacterium genome. Proteins encoded here:
- a CDS encoding MCE family protein, producing the protein MDTHTQKFKIRLGLFVAIGFAIFMMAIFIIGKQKNLFNPVFNLNATFYNVSGLQVGNNVRFSGVNVGTVDNIIIINDSTVKVDMLIKKEVKQFIKSDCEVVIGSEGIIGDKLLIITQGSFNAPLAITGQQLESIEPVETDAILTSLLVTASNAEIISQQLSEIMSKINSGKGTLGRLIQDSTIAENINMTIVNLKKSSKGLDENMDAVKHNFLLKGFFNKKSREAAKLRKEAEQSRRKANKK